The nucleotide sequence ATTTCCGTCTTTCTCAAAGACTTTAAACAAATTGCCCTCAGATTCAATTTCGGTTCCGGTTTCAGCATCAAGATGATGAGTCAGGAACCATCCGCCGATTGTGTCGACATCTAACTCTTCAGTATTGAATGTTGTTCCAAGCAATGTGTTGACATCTTCAATCAAGAGCTTTGAATCCAGGATGTAGTGTCCTTCGTTCAGCTTGCGGATCTCGGGAATCTCATCTTCATCAAATTCATCCCTGATTTCCCCGACGATTTCTTCTAAGATATCTTCAGCTGTTACAAGCCCTGAAGTACCTCCGTATTCGTCAATCAGCACGGCCATGTGTGTACGCTCTTTCTGCATTTTGACAAGAAGATCGTGAATTGCGATGGTTTCAATCACATTAATGACAGGATTAATGTAATCGGCAATTTTTAAAGTGTGGGGATCCTGCTTGTTCATGACTGCAGCTGTAAGCAATTCCTTGATGTTGATAAAGCCCTTAATGTTATCCTTATCCCCGTCAACAACCGGATAACGTGTGTAGTTTTCATTTTTGACAATCTCAAAAATGTTTTCAAAAGAGTCATCGATCGAAATGGATACAATGTCCGTTCTTGGAACCATGATTTCTTTTGCAACTCTTTCATCAAACGCAAAGATATTATTCATATATTTCAGTTCGTTCTTATTGATTTCTCCGCTTTTATAGCTTTCTGAAAGAAGAATTCTAAGCTCCTCTTCAGAGTGCGCTTCTTCATGCTCAGAAGCAGGCTTCAAACCGAACAGGCCAACCAGAATTCTTGCTGAACCGTTCAGGAACCAGATGAATGGGAACATAAGACGGTAAAACCAGATGATTGGAGTCGCAAATACTAGCGTAACCGCTTCGGCTTTTTGAATCGCAACCGTTTTTGGAGCAAGCTCACCGATAACGACGTGCAGAAACGTGACAATGGCAAATGCAATACCGAACGAAAGAATATGGGTCATCGTTTCGTTTATATCAAATCGTTCAAAAAATGGGTGCAGGAGTTTCTCAACCGTTGGCTCTCCAAGCCACCCAAGCCCGAGTGCTGTTATGGTGATTCCAAGCTGACAGGCAGACAAGTATTCATCAAGATGTGTTGTGACTTTTTTTGCTGCAAGCGAGCCCTTTCTGCCCTCTGCAATCAGCTGGTCAATTCTTGAACTTCGGACCTTAACGATGGCAAATTCCGTTGCAACGAAAAAAGCAGTTAATGCAATCAATAAAACAATTAATAAAAGATTTATGGTTGTCAACGAGCGGTCTTACACAGGTAAGACCTACACCTCCAATAAAAGTTTTGTTTAGTTTCAGCCTTCTTCTGACTGACTTCCCTGCACAAAAATCATGACAAATTTAATTAGCTCAAAGAGAGCCATCATCGCACCTGCAACATATGTTAAAGCGGCTGCATTCAGTACTTTCTTCACGCCTTTTTCTTCCTCGTTGTACAAGATGCCGTCTGAGATCATCAGATTTCTGGCACGTTTACTTGCATCAAACTCCACAGGAAGCGTAATTAATTGAAAGGCCACTGCCACTGAAAAAAAGATAATCCCGATTCCAATCAGTGAAAGCTGCTGGAGAAGCATGCCCCCGACAAAAAGGAATGGGGCAATTCCTGATGCCAGGTTCGTTAATGGAAAAAGTTTGTGGCGGAAAACGAGAGCTTTATATGATTCTTTATGCTGTATCGCATGGCCGACTTCGTGTGAAGCCACGGAAACAGATGCAATAGACCTTCCATAATAAACATCTTCTGACAGTCTCACAACGCACTGAACCGGATCATAATGATCTGACAGCATTCCCCTCACAGGTTCTACAGGGACATGATGTAAACCGTTTCTGTCAAGAAGTCTTCGTGCTGTTTCAAAACCTGATAAACCAGTGCGTGTCGGGACTTCCGCCCACTTTTTAAAGTTGCCTTTCACTCTGAATTGTGCCCAGATTGAAATTCCCAATGCAATCAGAATCAGGAAATCCATCGGATGAAAAAACATTTCTTTCCCTCCATTAATTAATGTAAGAGCAGAAGCAATGACTGAATTAATGACAAGCTTTCACTTGATATATTCTTTTTAAGACTCTCATACTTTTCAGGATCTGACTCTTTCAGCTGTTCGAGTGCTTTTGTGACGTCCTGTTCCAGCCCCTGAATTTTAAGGCGGAGCTCAAGCACATCCACTTCCTCCGAAAAACGGCTGATGACCCTTTTTTTAATCTCTTCAAGAGAATGCCCTTCTGCTTTGCTTTTTTCAATAAAAGCAATTCGTTCTATTGAGGAATGATCATAGTATCTGTAATTTGAAGGAGAACGTTCCGCTTTCAGTAAACCCAGTGTTGTGTAATAGTCAATTGTCCTCTTAGTCACACCGGTAATTTCAGCCAATTCTCCAATTTTCAGTTTCTCAGCCCCAAGTCAATCCCCCCTAACCGTAACGTGATGGTTTTATTATATGTGT is from Bacillus sp. FSL H8-0547 and encodes:
- a CDS encoding hemolysin family protein, whose amino-acid sequence is MTTINLLLIVLLIALTAFFVATEFAIVKVRSSRIDQLIAEGRKGSLAAKKVTTHLDEYLSACQLGITITALGLGWLGEPTVEKLLHPFFERFDINETMTHILSFGIAFAIVTFLHVVIGELAPKTVAIQKAEAVTLVFATPIIWFYRLMFPFIWFLNGSARILVGLFGLKPASEHEEAHSEEELRILLSESYKSGEINKNELKYMNNIFAFDERVAKEIMVPRTDIVSISIDDSFENIFEIVKNENYTRYPVVDGDKDNIKGFINIKELLTAAVMNKQDPHTLKIADYINPVINVIETIAIHDLLVKMQKERTHMAVLIDEYGGTSGLVTAEDILEEIVGEIRDEFDEDEIPEIRKLNEGHYILDSKLLIEDVNTLLGTTFNTEELDVDTIGGWFLTHHLDAETGTEIESEGNLFKVFEKDGNQLRYLEVIKS
- a CDS encoding zinc metallopeptidase, with the translated sequence MFFHPMDFLILIALGISIWAQFRVKGNFKKWAEVPTRTGLSGFETARRLLDRNGLHHVPVEPVRGMLSDHYDPVQCVVRLSEDVYYGRSIASVSVASHEVGHAIQHKESYKALVFRHKLFPLTNLASGIAPFLFVGGMLLQQLSLIGIGIIFFSVAVAFQLITLPVEFDASKRARNLMISDGILYNEEEKGVKKVLNAAALTYVAGAMMALFELIKFVMIFVQGSQSEEG
- a CDS encoding MerR family transcriptional regulator, with product MAEITGVTKRTIDYYTTLGLLKAERSPSNYRYYDHSSIERIAFIEKSKAEGHSLEEIKKRVISRFSEEVDVLELRLKIQGLEQDVTKALEQLKESDPEKYESLKKNISSESLSLIQSLLLLLH